One part of the Desulfonema ishimotonii genome encodes these proteins:
- a CDS encoding type VI immunity family protein, with protein sequence MISDFGIIKDPLHKIPILAVRPGIEVLLSLHVGDDPEVIWELWQYLTAKVAAKAMFVYDNRPDKGALKHTEEFHQTELREAFESACRGPEYPSRIDWASIRWADTDSADRLPAWSCSCTFGWISEYSDPRGCSLQVTVPFDWPMHKFSAIARTIAVQWHEILCWISVGFRFVPVCCHSRFFEESLAAIFYCSKRFLTIDVGDQLGLYTSFWQNQIRTVNWCTIVGPKLAALLPMMNVEQYTKTAGKSIDIEDIGNSRCYRADEDPSLGDINRGESALTYQLLDNELHTIRADGGVNFLSPWGTKSSGEWLRRWR encoded by the coding sequence ATGATTTCCGATTTTGGCATTATAAAAGATCCGTTACATAAAATTCCGATACTCGCTGTTCGGCCCGGTATTGAGGTGCTGCTATCTTTGCATGTAGGGGATGATCCCGAAGTTATTTGGGAGCTTTGGCAGTATCTGACGGCCAAAGTAGCTGCAAAAGCAATGTTCGTTTATGATAACCGTCCTGACAAAGGAGCATTAAAGCATACAGAAGAATTTCATCAGACCGAGCTTCGTGAAGCATTTGAAAGTGCTTGCAGGGGGCCGGAATATCCCAGCCGTATTGACTGGGCGTCAATACGATGGGCAGACACAGATTCGGCTGATCGTTTGCCTGCATGGAGTTGTAGCTGTACTTTCGGTTGGATTTCAGAATATTCTGATCCAAGAGGATGCTCTTTACAAGTGACCGTACCTTTTGATTGGCCAATGCATAAATTTTCTGCAATAGCCCGAACAATAGCCGTTCAATGGCATGAAATTCTGTGTTGGATATCAGTCGGTTTTCGATTCGTTCCTGTTTGCTGCCACAGCAGATTTTTCGAGGAATCGTTGGCGGCGATTTTTTACTGTTCTAAGCGTTTTCTTACAATTGATGTAGGGGATCAGCTTGGACTTTACACTTCTTTTTGGCAAAATCAAATTCGTACTGTTAATTGGTGCACCATTGTTGGCCCGAAGTTGGCTGCATTGTTACCAATGATGAATGTAGAGCAATATACTAAAACCGCAGGTAAAAGCATAGATATAGAAGACATTGGTAATTCAAGGTGTTATAGAGCTGACGAGGACCCTTCCTTAGGGGATATCAATCGAGGTGAATCCGCGTTAACCTATCAGTTGCTTGATAATGAATTGCATACGATAAGAGCCGACGGTGGTGTCAATTTTCTGTCTCCATGGGGCACAAAAAGTTCCGGGGAGTGGTTACGGCGTTGGCGTTAA
- a CDS encoding DUF4150 domain-containing protein, with amino-acid sequence MGVTIHVNGKSNSLVHKGSNGFAKNTLPDVCKTPSPSGPVPVPYPVIISRSADLKKGTKTVKVDGKKMAAVKGSQFSRCTGDEPGTAGGIKSGTNMKEATWLLYSFDVKLDGKNACRLGDKMMMNHGNTACLAGAVNPPVFKLPDDPDCQKIYEDIYRLLFGTRTKNAQGFPQGTKGLAFRWEEYANNVGGWGENSRKVQNHLNEYKKNQKKLKEKLRQFRNKKKRNCNDDDLPPGADLYAEQLPELGPGKSIIPKPSSSYALNMEQLAKALGISVGLVVTIVAISRLIRLIPPLWPLQLSPI; translated from the coding sequence ATGGGTGTCACCATACATGTGAACGGGAAATCCAACTCTCTGGTTCATAAAGGTAGCAATGGTTTTGCCAAAAATACTTTGCCTGATGTTTGCAAAACCCCATCGCCTAGTGGACCTGTTCCTGTTCCATATCCGGTTATTATATCCAGATCTGCTGATTTAAAAAAGGGTACTAAAACAGTCAAGGTTGACGGGAAAAAGATGGCAGCAGTCAAAGGATCGCAGTTCAGCCGATGCACCGGGGATGAGCCAGGGACAGCCGGAGGCATAAAGTCAGGCACAAATATGAAAGAAGCCACTTGGCTGCTCTATTCTTTTGATGTCAAGCTGGATGGCAAGAATGCGTGCAGGCTTGGCGATAAAATGATGATGAATCATGGGAATACGGCATGTTTAGCCGGTGCTGTGAATCCTCCTGTCTTTAAGTTGCCAGATGATCCTGACTGCCAAAAGATATATGAAGACATTTACAGACTCCTTTTTGGTACCCGAACGAAAAATGCACAGGGTTTTCCACAAGGAACTAAAGGGCTTGCATTTCGATGGGAAGAATATGCCAATAATGTGGGAGGTTGGGGTGAAAACTCAAGAAAGGTTCAAAACCACTTAAATGAATACAAGAAAAATCAAAAAAAACTGAAGGAGAAACTCAGGCAGTTCAGAAATAAGAAAAAGAGAAACTGTAATGATGATGACTTGCCTCCGGGAGCAGATCTCTATGCCGAGCAACTCCCCGAACTCGGGCCAGGCAAATCAATCATTCCGAAGCCAAGTTCGAGTTACGCTCTGAATATGGAACAACTTGCTAAAGCTCTTGGCATTTCAGTCGGATTAGTTGTTACAATTGTCGCTATTTCACGACTTATTCGACTTATTCCACCGCTTTGGCCATTACAGTTAAGTCCGATATAA
- a CDS encoding beta-ketoacyl synthase: MLTGDRVCIIGVGALTSVGLHAASTAAAVRAGISGFAEHPYMINREGEPYVLAMVPGIDPYITGTRRYTGLAIPAMAEALLVLDTLKLGSNIPIIIGLPEKRPGLPDDLPAALSESTKKMIGKKFSTKEIRTLSKGHSAGLMALKSGSKLIAGKACEFCVVGGVDSYTDPDTLDWTEDNGQLHNPSNAWGFIPGEAAGFCVICSGETADKYRLPVKAELAAISTAVENNKIKTETVCIGQGLTQVVRNAVEALQNRPKIDQVICDQNGEAYRADEFGFMLARLSESFKDPSDYMAPADCWGDVGAASGPLFINLITSAAEKRYAKGPCTLLWTSSEDGERAAAIFLTAAR, translated from the coding sequence ATGTTAACGGGTGACAGGGTATGTATCATCGGCGTTGGCGCACTGACATCCGTCGGGCTTCATGCAGCCAGCACAGCCGCTGCGGTTCGTGCCGGTATTTCAGGCTTTGCGGAACATCCATACATGATTAACCGGGAAGGCGAACCTTACGTTCTTGCGATGGTGCCGGGCATTGATCCATACATTACCGGTACTCGCCGTTATACCGGTTTGGCGATACCGGCTATGGCAGAAGCTCTTTTGGTGCTGGATACTCTGAAATTGGGTAGTAATATCCCGATAATTATCGGTCTTCCTGAAAAACGTCCGGGGCTGCCTGATGATCTGCCTGCAGCACTTTCAGAGAGCACAAAAAAAATGATCGGGAAAAAATTTTCAACTAAGGAGATACGGACATTATCAAAAGGGCATTCGGCAGGTCTGATGGCTCTGAAATCCGGCAGCAAACTGATTGCGGGCAAAGCCTGCGAATTTTGTGTGGTTGGCGGTGTGGACAGCTATACTGATCCTGATACGCTGGACTGGACAGAGGATAACGGGCAGTTGCACAACCCATCCAACGCATGGGGATTTATTCCGGGTGAGGCGGCTGGCTTTTGTGTGATATGCTCCGGGGAAACCGCTGATAAATACCGTTTGCCGGTAAAAGCCGAACTTGCGGCAATATCCACTGCTGTTGAAAATAACAAAATAAAGACCGAAACAGTGTGCATCGGGCAGGGATTGACTCAGGTGGTGAGAAACGCCGTGGAAGCGTTACAGAATAGGCCGAAGATTGACCAGGTCATTTGTGATCAGAACGGAGAGGCATACCGGGCGGATGAATTTGGCTTCATGCTTGCCAGATTATCCGAATCTTTTAAAGATCCTTCGGATTACATGGCACCGGCTGATTGCTGGGGAGATGTGGGGGCAGCCTCAGGCCCCCTGTTCATCAATCTGATCACATCTGCCGCCGAAAAAAGATATGCAAAAGGTCCGTGTACGCTTTTATGGACCAGTTCGGAGGACGGTGAAAGAGCCGCTGCAATTTTTTTGACAGCTGCAAGATAA
- a CDS encoding DUF2169 family type VI secretion system accessory protein, with protein sequence MWMLTNNTPFSAERIWNRDKNGAEVWLVAVKGTFSIRQDGSVELAEEQEEVHIAPGFRGDPAISGLLYDTDLPHKKNNTDVLIDGHAYAPDGRPATKTDVGLNVGSLRKKLRVTGDRIWEESLFGLTMSTPQPFVKMPLIYERAFGGTDRQSDDPKHHGWERRNPVGCGFATKPEHLTGTPVPNIEYPSERIKSWKQRPCPAGFGPIAGHWSPRVELAGTYDENWEKNRLPLLPADFNESYYQCAPPDQQALGYLKGGEIVELLNMTPTGRIRFRLPKITIGFTTHFDNGTKEEHRGVLHTVIVKPDFSKVIMVWHTNLECHHNVLKLLATTIRIKQRILRSQGAGRNNVWS encoded by the coding sequence ATGTGGATGCTGACCAATAATACACCTTTTTCAGCCGAAAGAATATGGAACCGGGACAAAAACGGGGCTGAGGTCTGGCTGGTTGCTGTCAAAGGCACTTTTTCAATTCGGCAGGATGGCTCTGTTGAGCTTGCAGAAGAACAGGAAGAGGTTCATATCGCACCCGGATTCAGAGGTGATCCGGCAATATCCGGCCTGCTGTATGATACGGATTTACCCCACAAAAAAAATAATACGGATGTCCTTATTGATGGACATGCATATGCTCCTGACGGACGGCCTGCAACGAAGACAGATGTTGGCCTGAACGTGGGAAGTTTAAGAAAAAAACTGCGCGTGACCGGTGACAGAATATGGGAGGAATCATTGTTCGGGCTTACCATGAGTACTCCGCAGCCATTTGTAAAAATGCCATTAATTTATGAGCGGGCATTCGGTGGTACAGACCGGCAATCGGATGATCCGAAACATCATGGATGGGAGCGTCGGAATCCGGTTGGCTGCGGTTTTGCCACAAAACCGGAGCATCTGACAGGAACGCCGGTACCGAATATCGAATATCCATCCGAACGAATTAAAAGCTGGAAACAAAGGCCCTGTCCCGCAGGTTTTGGCCCCATTGCCGGACACTGGTCGCCACGGGTAGAGCTGGCAGGAACTTATGACGAAAATTGGGAAAAGAACCGGCTGCCTTTGCTGCCGGCTGATTTCAATGAAAGTTATTATCAGTGTGCTCCCCCTGATCAGCAGGCCCTGGGTTATCTGAAGGGCGGTGAGATAGTTGAACTCCTTAATATGACGCCCACAGGCAGAATCCGATTCCGCCTGCCAAAAATAACTATCGGATTTACAACGCATTTTGATAATGGAACTAAAGAAGAGCATCGTGGCGTTCTTCACACTGTTATCGTGAAGCCGGATTTTTCCAAAGTGATTATGGTTTGGCATACAAATCTTGAGTGTCACCATAACGTATTAAAATTGCTTGCCACTACAATCAGAATAAAACAGCGCATACTCCGATCACAGGGGGCCGGGCGGAACAATGTGTGGTCATGA
- a CDS encoding DUF6484 domain-containing protein, protein MKKATAENIRALDVTPRADGVRTGNIIRTDEAGRVFVDFPGNTGGPVMAKITGSAKDRLREEGVSGHPGVLLVFENNDPRRPVIIDTLHPAIGEAEPAESVTLPAERPEAVTVDGKRVIFDAEEEIVLRCGKASITLTRAGKIIIRGAYLLNRSSGVNRIKGASVQIN, encoded by the coding sequence ATGAAAAAGGCAACTGCGGAGAATATCCGAGCATTGGATGTCACGCCCCGGGCAGACGGGGTGCGAACGGGCAACATCATCAGGACCGATGAGGCGGGCCGCGTGTTTGTGGACTTTCCCGGCAATACGGGCGGTCCGGTCATGGCGAAAATCACCGGCTCCGCAAAGGACCGGCTCCGGGAAGAGGGCGTATCCGGCCACCCGGGCGTACTGCTGGTCTTTGAAAACAACGATCCCCGCCGCCCGGTGATCATCGACACCCTGCATCCGGCCATCGGAGAAGCGGAACCGGCGGAATCGGTGACATTACCGGCAGAGCGTCCTGAGGCGGTCACGGTGGACGGAAAACGGGTGATCTTTGACGCCGAAGAGGAGATCGTGCTGCGCTGCGGCAAGGCCAGTATCACGCTGACCAGGGCGGGCAAGATCATCATCCGGGGGGCCTACCTGCTCAACCGCTCGTCGGGTGTGAACCGGATCAAAGGGGCTTCGGTGCAGATTAACTGA
- a CDS encoding type VI secretion system Vgr family protein, whose product MARPDHEKSVFLYVTTPLDGPFRKFFLDEILGEEQISGLFHYRLKLITDDDTSVDFAAIMGKPVTVTIAYYSGEKRYISGIVTHFIQAGTHGSVITWYAEIRPWLWQLTLTTDCRIFQNQTVPEIIATVFSDLGFTDFRDSTTGAYDQRIYCVQYNETSFNFVSRLMEEEGIFYFFDHADGMHTLVLGDDADVHPPCPGNSTARFRQVVPEHADDDYVGNCSLEQQMISNKYEARDYNFEIPDSKLISKVDARESGPLRIYTWPGGYARTDAGDRIADRRIEACEQPHTQLRGEGFCRFFMAGYRFDLTEHEQAAVNGTYVLRHLSLRATPESYSNAFTAFPADVQFRPPQIARKPKIYGAQTAVVVGKSGEEIWTDTYGRVRVQFHWDELGKNDENSSCWVRVTQTWAGKNWGTLFIPRIGAEVIVSFLDGDPDRPIITGTVYNAAQTVPYPLPGEKTKSTMKTNSSPGGGGSNEIRFEDKKGSEEIFIHGQKDWTIVIENDKNQTVGHDESLSVGNNRTKSVGVDQSESIGSNKSITVGANHTESVGSSKSLQVGVNHTESVGGNMSVTVGSNRIETVGVNSAETVGAVKALTVGAAYQVSVGAAMNETVAAVKAEEVGASKSVNVGANMSENVGGGMSVSVGKDLSETVGKTHSLKAKKVMIDADDEITLKTGKAMIQMKKSGDITIRGKKIQIKGSGNIIIKGKKVLEN is encoded by the coding sequence ATGGCACGACCCGATCACGAAAAATCAGTCTTTCTGTATGTCACCACGCCACTGGACGGCCCGTTCAGAAAATTCTTTCTGGACGAAATTCTGGGCGAAGAGCAGATATCCGGCCTGTTTCACTATCGGCTGAAGCTGATCACGGACGATGATACTTCCGTTGATTTCGCCGCGATCATGGGCAAGCCGGTCACCGTGACCATTGCGTATTACAGCGGCGAAAAGCGTTATATCAGTGGCATTGTCACCCATTTCATTCAGGCAGGCACCCACGGAAGCGTGATCACCTGGTACGCCGAGATCCGCCCGTGGCTCTGGCAGCTCACCCTCACCACCGACTGCCGGATCTTCCAGAACCAGACCGTGCCGGAGATCATCGCCACCGTTTTTTCCGATCTGGGGTTTACGGATTTCAGAGACAGCACCACCGGCGCTTATGACCAGCGAATCTATTGTGTTCAGTATAATGAAACGTCCTTCAACTTCGTCTCACGCCTCATGGAGGAGGAGGGCATTTTCTATTTTTTTGACCACGCAGACGGGATGCACACCCTGGTGCTGGGCGATGACGCCGATGTGCATCCCCCCTGTCCGGGGAATTCCACGGCCCGGTTCCGCCAGGTGGTCCCGGAACACGCCGACGATGATTACGTCGGAAACTGTTCCCTGGAACAGCAGATGATCTCCAACAAGTATGAGGCCAGGGACTATAATTTTGAAATCCCGGACAGCAAGCTTATCAGCAAGGTGGATGCCAGAGAATCCGGCCCGCTCCGAATTTACACCTGGCCGGGCGGATATGCGCGGACCGACGCGGGAGACCGGATCGCAGACCGGCGGATCGAGGCCTGTGAACAGCCGCACACGCAGCTCAGAGGCGAGGGGTTCTGCCGTTTTTTCATGGCCGGATACCGGTTTGATCTGACCGAACATGAACAGGCTGCCGTGAACGGGACGTATGTGCTTCGGCACCTGAGCCTCCGCGCCACCCCGGAATCGTACAGCAACGCCTTCACGGCCTTTCCGGCGGATGTGCAGTTCCGCCCCCCTCAGATTGCCCGGAAGCCCAAAATTTACGGGGCGCAGACCGCCGTGGTGGTGGGAAAAAGCGGGGAGGAGATCTGGACCGACACCTATGGCCGGGTCAGGGTGCAGTTCCACTGGGATGAACTGGGGAAAAACGACGAGAACAGCTCCTGCTGGGTCCGGGTGACGCAGACGTGGGCCGGCAAGAACTGGGGCACTCTCTTCATTCCCCGCATCGGCGCGGAGGTGATTGTCAGCTTTCTGGACGGTGACCCGGACCGGCCCATTATCACCGGAACGGTCTACAACGCGGCCCAGACCGTGCCCTATCCCCTGCCGGGGGAAAAGACCAAAAGCACCATGAAGACCAACTCCTCTCCGGGCGGCGGCGGGTCCAATGAAATCCGGTTTGAGGATAAAAAAGGTTCGGAGGAGATTTTTATCCACGGTCAGAAGGACTGGACCATTGTCATTGAAAACGACAAAAATCAGACGGTCGGCCACGATGAATCCCTGTCTGTGGGCAACAACCGGACCAAAAGCGTTGGCGTGGATCAGAGCGAGAGCATCGGGTCAAATAAGAGCATCACGGTGGGGGCGAACCACACCGAATCCGTCGGCAGCAGCAAGAGTTTGCAGGTGGGCGTCAATCACACCGAATCCGTCGGGGGCAATATGAGCGTCACGGTAGGGAGCAACCGGATTGAGACAGTGGGCGTTAATTCTGCGGAAACGGTCGGCGCGGTAAAGGCCCTGACCGTGGGTGCGGCCTATCAGGTGAGCGTGGGCGCGGCCATGAACGAGACGGTGGCTGCGGTAAAGGCCGAAGAGGTGGGGGCGTCCAAATCGGTGAATGTGGGGGCGAACATGTCGGAGAATGTGGGCGGCGGCATGTCGGTCTCCGTGGGAAAGGATCTGTCGGAAACCGTGGGCAAAACCCACTCGCTCAAAGCCAAAAAGGTGATGATCGACGCGGACGACGAAATCACCCTTAAAACCGGCAAGGCCATGATTCAGATGAAGAAAAGCGGGGATATCACCATCAGGGGCAAAAAGATTCAGATCAAAGGGTCCGGCAACATCATCATCAAGGGCAAAAAGGTGCTGGAAAATTAG
- the tssH gene encoding type VI secretion system ATPase TssH, whose product MRPDLQTLIGKLNPVCRRGLEKAAELCVSQTHYNVEVEHLLLSLLDLPETDIHLLLRHYGVDAARVHTDLTRTMEELRRGNDRTPALSAHIIDLLEAAWVTASLRFGDTAVTSGSLFLALLDTDTLRGLILQSVPVLEELSVDRLRAEIGEILRMAGKEQNRPESDPLKRTADTQGGAKTDAGPTPALDQFTVDLTGRVRAGEVDPIQGRAREIRQIIDILTRRRQNNPILTGAAGVGKTAVVEGFAIRVVRGDVPPALKNVSVRLLDLGLLQAGAGIRGEFEKRLKSVIDEVKKSPRPVILFVDEAHALIGAGGQAGTGDAANLIKPALARGELRTIAATTWSEYKKYFEKDPALARRFQVIRVEEPSENEAVEMVRGLVKTLERHHDVMILDEAVRDAVRLSRRYLSGRQLPDKAISVMDTACARVALSQNTLPPSLEAVRHSRTQAGLELEILMREQAGCRDTDGRIDDLNRSLEDLGGREEQLTARWQAEQALAGQLMAVQRALATDRTGDGAPDPDAEFLLTEQDRLRAELAALQDKDPMLHTCVDAGIIADVISDWTGIPVGRMLTDEIHTILRLREKMAERIIGQPQALETICRRIHTFRASLDDPGKPAGVFLLVGSSGIGKTETALTLADILYGGDRNVISLNMSEYQEAYTVSGLKGSPPGYVGYGQGGVLTEAVRQKPYSVVLLDEVEKAHPDVTELFYQVFDKGTLEDAEGQAVDFKNTLILLTSNVGSDAILKACADPENLPDAETLVRKIWPDLLRHFKPAFLGRLVVVPYYPLDDAVIREIVRLKLAKIQERFQENYRADLSYSGELVAVIAARCNEVDTGARNVDHLLTHTVLPDLSAELLRRMAAGETCGKIHVGLDRDGNFAYAFDYEA is encoded by the coding sequence ATGCGCCCTGATTTACAGACACTGATCGGCAAACTGAACCCCGTCTGCCGGCGGGGACTTGAAAAGGCGGCGGAGCTGTGCGTCTCCCAGACCCACTACAACGTGGAGGTGGAACACCTGCTGCTTTCTCTGCTCGATCTGCCGGAGACGGACATTCACCTCCTGCTCCGCCATTACGGGGTGGACGCGGCCCGTGTGCATACCGATCTGACCCGGACCATGGAGGAGCTGCGGCGGGGCAACGACCGGACCCCGGCCCTTTCGGCCCACATCATCGACCTGCTTGAGGCGGCCTGGGTGACGGCCTCCCTCCGGTTCGGAGACACTGCCGTTACCTCCGGGAGCCTCTTTCTGGCCCTGCTCGATACGGATACGCTCCGGGGGCTGATTCTGCAATCCGTGCCGGTATTGGAAGAACTCTCCGTTGATCGCCTCAGAGCCGAGATCGGGGAGATTCTCCGAATGGCCGGAAAGGAACAGAACAGACCGGAATCCGACCCGTTGAAGCGGACGGCGGACACACAGGGGGGCGCAAAAACGGATGCAGGCCCGACCCCGGCCCTGGATCAGTTCACTGTGGATCTGACCGGGCGGGTAAGGGCCGGGGAGGTGGACCCGATTCAGGGACGGGCGCGGGAGATCCGCCAGATCATCGACATCCTGACCCGGCGGCGTCAGAACAACCCCATCCTGACGGGCGCGGCCGGCGTGGGCAAAACCGCTGTGGTGGAGGGATTCGCCATCCGGGTGGTGCGCGGCGACGTGCCCCCGGCCCTGAAAAACGTCTCGGTCCGGCTGCTGGATCTGGGACTGCTTCAGGCCGGGGCAGGCATCCGGGGCGAGTTTGAAAAACGGCTCAAATCGGTGATTGACGAGGTGAAAAAATCCCCCCGGCCCGTCATTCTCTTTGTGGATGAGGCCCACGCCCTGATCGGTGCGGGCGGTCAGGCTGGCACCGGGGACGCGGCCAACCTGATCAAACCGGCCCTGGCCCGTGGCGAACTCCGCACCATTGCGGCCACCACCTGGTCCGAGTACAAAAAATATTTTGAAAAAGACCCGGCCCTGGCGCGCCGCTTTCAGGTGATCCGGGTGGAGGAGCCGTCGGAGAACGAGGCCGTCGAGATGGTGCGCGGGCTGGTGAAAACCCTTGAGCGCCACCACGATGTGATGATTCTGGATGAGGCGGTCCGGGATGCGGTGCGCCTCTCCCGGCGCTATCTTTCGGGCCGTCAGCTCCCGGACAAGGCCATCAGCGTCATGGACACGGCCTGCGCCCGCGTGGCCCTGTCCCAGAACACCCTTCCGCCGTCCCTTGAGGCGGTCCGTCACAGCAGGACCCAGGCCGGGCTGGAGCTGGAGATCCTGATGCGGGAGCAGGCGGGCTGCCGGGACACGGACGGGCGCATCGACGATCTGAACCGGTCTCTGGAGGATCTGGGCGGCAGGGAGGAACAGCTCACCGCCCGGTGGCAGGCCGAACAGGCGCTGGCCGGGCAACTGATGGCCGTTCAGCGTGCGCTGGCAACGGACCGTACCGGCGATGGCGCGCCTGATCCCGATGCGGAATTCCTGCTCACCGAACAGGACCGCCTCCGGGCGGAGCTGGCAGCGCTTCAGGACAAAGACCCCATGCTTCACACCTGTGTGGATGCCGGAATTATCGCGGACGTGATTTCCGACTGGACCGGCATTCCCGTGGGCAGGATGCTCACGGACGAGATTCACACCATATTACGCCTCCGGGAAAAGATGGCCGAACGGATCATCGGGCAGCCCCAGGCCCTGGAGACCATCTGCCGCCGGATTCACACCTTCCGCGCCAGTCTCGACGATCCGGGCAAGCCGGCCGGGGTCTTTCTGCTGGTCGGCTCCAGCGGCATCGGCAAGACCGAGACTGCCCTCACTCTGGCGGATATTCTCTACGGCGGCGACCGGAATGTGATCAGCCTCAACATGTCCGAGTATCAGGAGGCGTATACGGTTTCCGGACTCAAAGGCTCGCCCCCCGGCTATGTGGGATACGGGCAGGGCGGCGTTCTCACCGAGGCGGTCCGGCAGAAGCCTTACAGCGTGGTGCTGCTGGACGAGGTGGAAAAGGCCCACCCGGACGTGACGGAGCTGTTCTATCAGGTCTTTGACAAGGGCACACTGGAGGATGCCGAGGGGCAGGCCGTGGATTTCAAAAACACCCTCATCCTGCTCACCTCCAACGTGGGCTCGGACGCCATTCTGAAGGCCTGCGCCGACCCGGAAAATCTGCCGGACGCCGAAACCCTGGTGCGGAAAATATGGCCCGATCTGCTCCGCCATTTCAAGCCTGCCTTTCTGGGGCGGCTGGTGGTGGTGCCCTATTATCCGCTGGATGACGCGGTGATCCGGGAGATTGTCCGGCTGAAGTTGGCGAAGATTCAGGAGCGGTTTCAGGAGAACTACCGGGCCGACCTGAGCTACAGCGGGGAACTGGTGGCGGTGATTGCGGCCCGGTGCAACGAGGTGGACACGGGCGCGCGGAATGTGGATCACCTGCTGACCCACACGGTGCTGCCCGACCTCTCCGCCGAACTGCTCCGGCGCATGGCTGCGGGGGAGACGTGCGGGAAAATTCATGTGGGACTGGACCGGGATGGCAACTTTGCCTATGCCTTCGACTATGAGGCATGA
- the tssG gene encoding type VI secretion system baseplate subunit TssG, which produces MEKMAAHDRGAVRSVAEDLFESAWQFDFYQAVRLLEMLSPGKEPVGRAMDPADDAVRFSARVSLAFPGSDVEEIRESGADGPAEMVVSFMGLAGVGGPLPAPYTELILERVWRKDTALRDFLDIFNHRLVSLMYRVARTRRPGFDFVSPEKGRFARCLFSLMGMRTEGLRDRMRIRDRSLLFYTGILAQTPRSVTGLEAILSDYFQVPVRGRSFAGKWYDLEEDQVTRLGISGQNRALGESALIGSRVWDQQGKFELHIGPLALAQLLDFLPTGTAFTPLCQLARFYVGTESDYDIFLIPDSGKTVQPGLGGPEGSRLGWTSWLSVPGTETEFSRVRLTSCVAIREEASDAP; this is translated from the coding sequence ATGGAAAAAATGGCCGCCCATGACCGGGGAGCAGTTCGTTCTGTAGCGGAAGATCTCTTTGAATCGGCCTGGCAGTTTGACTTTTATCAGGCGGTCCGGCTGCTGGAGATGCTTTCCCCCGGAAAGGAGCCGGTGGGCCGGGCGATGGACCCGGCAGACGACGCCGTGCGCTTCAGCGCCCGCGTTTCCCTGGCCTTCCCCGGCAGCGATGTGGAGGAGATCCGGGAGAGCGGGGCAGACGGTCCTGCCGAGATGGTGGTCAGTTTCATGGGGCTGGCCGGGGTCGGCGGCCCCCTGCCAGCGCCCTATACCGAGCTGATTCTGGAGCGGGTCTGGCGGAAAGACACGGCCCTGAGAGATTTTCTGGACATCTTCAACCACCGGCTGGTCTCTCTCATGTACCGGGTGGCCAGAACCCGGCGGCCGGGGTTCGATTTTGTCTCCCCGGAAAAGGGCCGGTTTGCCCGGTGTCTGTTTTCGCTCATGGGAATGCGGACCGAAGGGCTCCGGGACCGGATGAGGATCAGAGACCGGTCTCTGCTGTTTTATACCGGGATTCTGGCCCAGACGCCCCGCTCCGTCACCGGGCTGGAGGCTATTCTGTCAGACTATTTTCAGGTGCCGGTCCGGGGCAGGTCCTTTGCGGGGAAATGGTATGATCTTGAGGAAGACCAGGTAACGCGGCTCGGCATCTCCGGCCAGAACCGGGCACTGGGGGAGAGCGCCCTCATCGGCTCCCGTGTGTGGGACCAGCAGGGAAAATTCGAGCTGCACATCGGCCCGCTGGCCCTGGCGCAACTGCTTGATTTCTTGCCCACGGGCACGGCCTTTACCCCGCTGTGCCAGCTGGCCCGGTTTTATGTGGGCACGGAATCCGACTATGACATTTTCCTGATTCCCGACAGCGGAAAGACGGTTCAGCCCGGACTGGGCGGTCCGGAAGGTTCCCGGCTGGGGTGGACCTCCTGGCTCAGTGTGCCGGGCACGGAGACGGAATTCAGCCGGGTGCGGCTGACATCCTGTGTCGCAATCCGAGAGGAGGCATCTGATGCGCCCTGA